A stretch of DNA from Ctenopharyngodon idella isolate HZGC_01 chromosome 6, HZGC01, whole genome shotgun sequence:
AGTCAGACACACTTCACTGTTAAATAGCACAGTCGAACCAATAAAAGCACCCGACAGACATTTTTGAGCTAAGTGTTAGACAATCCACACCGAACACATGAAATTGAAGTCACTTCAACGCAAGACATACAGCATATTACGTTCATTCGAAGAGGACGGATGAACCGTTGAGAGATCATCTCCTGTAGGCAATGGGAACAAAGCTATTTCATTTTCTGatctgttcattgttcatgttccTGCCTGGCACCAGTGTTTCAAATATTACACTTGGTGAAATGGTAACACGGTACAAAATGGTGGGAAACATGACAAATAAAAGTGAAATATAACATAGAGATTGCAAGAAATCAGGCCTAATCCAAAACAACCAAATTGTGCATATTATGACACAAAATGACTCTCTTACAAAGACAAGTGCTGTCTGATCGAAAAGAAAACCTCTTTTGTTGCCGACTGATAAATACAGCAAAAGAAGAAAAGGAATAGAGTACAGTAGCAAGTGGGAGGAGGTGTAAAGACTGCCCTAGTTATTCTAAATCATTCTTCCTACTCTGTGGAAATAGGTAGGCAGctgaggaaagaaaaaaaatgcaaacaaacattCAGACTGATGTTATGAAGCtaattcatttgaaaataaCCTCCCTTAAAAACATGTTGCAGTCTTCGAGGAGTGCTAGGGGTGAACCTTTTACCCCGTAAATGAAAAAGACTGCAAGAATTCCTTGGTATTCTTTTCTATGGCCTTTCTACCTACATGGTTTTcaagtcattttttgtcattttgctcATTTAATTTCTTTGATAATACTTGAAATTCATGTACAAGTTTATGTTGAGAACGAGACAAGGATTTGCTGGCGTTTCGCAAATCTGCGGTTCTTCTGACTCTCCTGGAGAAGAGAAAGTGATGGTCTCGGTCAAAGCTGGAGTGTTGGTTTCTCAACCGTCAAGACTTCACCTGGTTAGCGTAAGGCCAGGGCATAACTTCACATGTTCAATCCCCAGAAGTTTTGTCCGTTGGGCTCATGCTAAAAAATTGCAATATTTGTTGTAAAGTTCTGTCTCAAATGGGAAGGAAGAGGAAACTCCCTTGCCTCGTCTTTTGTTCCCATTCTGGGACAAGGTTGTTCAGAAAACAGGCACTGGTCAAACCTCAGCATAGTAGCCCTCACTTATGTTCTCAAGCATTTGGGGTCCATCGCACCCCTCGGTCCGTCATACCCACTCCTGCACGGGGTGTTTGTAGTAGGTCACGTGCTGTTGGACGTTTTTGTTCTTGAACTGGAAGATAGTATATACAAGGACCAGAATGCACAGTGAGAGGATGCATGGGATGACCACAGCGATTGCGTTTACAGTGCTGGGTACGTCGTTAATGGCGACCATGATGTCGACATCATCGTGTGGAAGGTGACGGTCCTTGTTCTTTTCTACTTCCGACTGATCGCAGCCCATCCAGTCTTTGAGGATGGATTTGGGGTAGCCTGGCTCCACCGTTAACTTCTGGTTATCGAACTTCCAGTAATCCTTTCCCTTGTAAAAGTAGGTATAAACTAGAAAAAAATCAGAGAgaaacaaaataagatattagtACATATCCATAACCAGAACTCATCTACTATTGGTCAACAAACAGATAATCCCACCCTCAAACTCACGCCATTGGTTGAGTGAATGCTACTGGTGGAGATGCTCAAACAACGTTGGAAATGTTTTGAAACGCCAGTGTTTGAAAGTGTTtgcttatttataattaatttaattaatttagtaaATTATTTAAGTAATAATTTATGTAGTTTTACGAATTTACTGACTGGAAATTCACTGATTAGAATGAGTTATTGCACAAAAAGAATTTGAATCATAAATTGTCAATCTAAAGTTGTAATCATaaacagttgtaaacatgaacAGATCAATGGTAGAAACCCATTCAATACAAGCAAATATTTACATGCAGGCAGAGATGCATGCCCTTCTCAGAAAGCTCAATTCATATTCATGATCACATAAATAGCTGTCCTTGTGAACACTCAATGACACAGTATTTCAAAAAGTTGTTCCAGTGTTACACAATCCCTCAGGGAGCTGTCAGTCTGATTGCCAATGCCACATAAACAAATGCATCCGAGACACTCACAAAAGTGCGCAGACCCAAAACTAAACGTAAATACAGTGAAGAGGCTTTAGACAGCAACCCCTGAGTGTGTGATTGATGAAGTGCTCATCCTTCCTCTCTTACTTTCCCTCCTCTTACTCGCTATCTTACCGAGCAAAACATGCCAAATCCCTCTTGCAAAATCTGAGTGACAGAAAAATCATGAGCTACAGGCAGACAAAACAGTCCATATAACCCTCTTGGCTTCTCCATCTTGAGTCCTGGCCCTAGGCTCCATGTTGAGGCATGGTTATGACATGGATCACAGAAAAGATGATCATTCCTTCACCGGATAATACTCCAGAGAGAAGAAGGAGAAATTTGCAATTCTATGCAGCCACAGCAGAAATACTTGACTCTAGTGAATGACACTTGAGTATTTACCATTTGACCAGACTGACATCAAGCCAACGCAGCAAAAGCGAGAATATCATTTGGGCAACTGCATCTCGGTCATCATCCAAAGTCGCCCATTTTAGTTTCTATAGTACTTACTTAATCCTCTTTGTCCCATGTGAGACATAAGGCCGTAGTTTCTATAGTGCTAAACTGTAATTTAGATCCtgattatttacatatttctaCTTTATTCATATTCTAggtatatatattcaatattattttGTTGGCAGTAcaacattattaaacattatgaatattattaaggttttataaaatatttgataaaaatgtttattaaagtcAAATggaattttacatatttatgcattttttaataaaacatttaaaatataaatatgaaataaatactactgtttattaatatattggtgtatataaataaaaatgtttaaatacaattcTCCCTTTTGTCTATTTAGTGTGGACAACTTGCTCAACAgagatatttactgtatttcatTTCTAAGCATTTTCAACCATGTTTGCTTGAAAAAAAAtcgttttaatagttttaagcaatttcagagcaaatacattaatattggCATAAATATTGAATGCCATCAAAGGCTATAGATACTATTTCTTAGCTATATTGACCAGTCATAGTACCACTTTAAAAGAAGAAGAAACCACATTCCCTCTTCACATAGTACTTTCCAATGATTTCCAATTATTTGGATGTTATTTTCCCTGCATTAAAACTTCTGAGCCATCTGATACCATTAAATTATCTCTCTACCATAACAGCTGCCATTTTACTATATTACTAATCATGCATCGATTGTGACTGAATTTTAATACCCAAAAGTTGTGTCTGCCTTTTCTCCCGGCCAATCCAATCCAGATCCTGTGCCAATCCAGACCTGCTATCCGATCGCCACTGAGGATGAGTCAGAGCCAAAACACTAACTGTCAACACCACAATATTGCAGTGACTGCGCCAAACAAACACTAATCAATTACTCTACAAGGATGAGCGTGACACAAGACCTCAGCGCATTTATTACTAGTGCCAACTCAATAAAATACATAAGCATGCTGCGTAAGATGAACACTGTGTCAAAATAGCAGCAACAGAGGATGATAAAAATAAACCAACACTCAATAAATAGTTAAATGCACTATTCTTCCTCCAAGTAATATCATTCATGTTTACGGTTTCCAAGCAACAATGCATTAATATTGAATGTGCGGTTCCAGGTGTgcaattattgtttttttaaatctgctTTCAGTGCCATGACAGCTTCACTGATTATAACGCATTGCACAACAGATTAGACCCGAACTACACACTCAAGACCGAAGCTCAACCAACTTTAACTTCTCAAACTGGAGCGAAGCAGTAAGATAAAATGCCCACCGACCACATGGCTGATTGCCACATTAAATATTGACTGGATATTGGAACCTCAATGACTCACATCCTTCTCGACTGACAAAAGCTCCTTGCGGTGCGTCAGGGATGCCCTTCCAGACGCTGATGGGTTTGGGGTAGCCTGGGTCAGCCGTGCGCTTCTCCTCGTTGTAGCGCCAGTACTGGTCACCCTTGAAGAAGTATGTTTTGCCCACTGGTTCCCAGCGTAAGGCTGTGTCGATGCCATCACGGGGCAGACAGTTGCCCAACTCTACCAGGCTGTGAGGGTACCCGGGCTCTGCTGTAACCTCCTTGAAGACCCAGTATTTATCCCCTAGAGTCAAAACAAGGAGGAGTGGTAGATGAGGTCGAAAATAAATTGGTTATATTGAATTATGTTATTGCATAACGCCAAAAATATGCTTATCTACACCACATGTTTGGATATATGTCCAGTTATACCAATCTTCACTGGATCATCATTTCATTACATTAACactaaggtttcatttgttaacattagttaacatgaagaATGAATTTCTACAGAATTtgttaatcttagttaatgttactaatacatttttaaaatcaaaagttgtgtttgttaacattagttaatgcactatgaacaaacaatgatcaattgtatttttatgttgtaaatgtttaaatgaaaaaaatattgctcACTGTTAGTTTGTCAAGCTCATGTTTACTTTCTGTGTGTTTTAGGGGCCGTTTATATGACACCGtttaaactaaaaactgaaaactttttatgcgttttggccattcatttacacgacaaccgCGTTTTGGGGACCTGAAAACGTaagcttttgaaaacgggtatcaaagtgcaagtttttgaaaacgataccattatcatctccatatgaactacaaaaacacgaaatttgtgaaaacgttatgcgcatgcgtattgtgtgttcagtttataggcacgtagtgtttctttatccgatacatcgccaactactggcctgggaGCATAATACAAAGTTTTTAGTCGTTTACATGGATCAGTGTGAATGTGGATCGTTATGACAacattgtcgtctgtacgcgaaaaaagcaaagtaaaattttttccattttttagtACAtgattgttgtgtaaatgtacccttaaTTTGTACATACATGGTTGTTTGGTTATATTCCCTAAGTGTTCAAAGAAtctttattaaaggattagttcactttaaaatgaaaattccgcAGGACTGCTttcatattcaacttacaaaaaaagcttttttcgtaatttgaatacaaAATGTGTAGaacgtagcgtaagcgttttgaactgggagttttacactttcttcgtaagttgaatacggaaggcggtcaagtggaagctagatattttactttataacttgttaaatatggatatttttcttacacaaacgtaTGGATTTGcctcagaaggcctttatttacctcccggagccgtgtgcagtacgtttataatggatggatgcactttcttgagctttatactcgtgcgttaggatatttattaatttatcaccgattgtgttcatcagaaagaagaaagtcatatacacctaggatggcttgagggtgagtaaagcttggggtaattttcattttaaagtgaactaatcctttaaagtttttttgttttgctattTCTTTTACATCTACCATGATCACTAGAAAACATGTCTTTTCAgtatttaaatctttttattcagatgttttttgttgttgttgcatgcAACATTAACATTTGAATTTTGCAAATAACCTGCAGCCTATAATGAGTCTAACCTACACAAAAAGGAGATGTACAGCATTTGCACTGAAAAAATGACAATGGCTTATTTTAAATACGGCATTATTTCAGCACAGTAAACTGCACTGTGTGTAAAGATGCTGAAAAGCCAGCATGACTTTATTTAATCGCCCCTTTATCTATTAATACCGATGTGCATTCTCTGAGATAACCATAGGGCATCCTGCGAGCTTGTTTTCTCATGAAACATCACAGAACAGGAGACTCGGGCTATAAATATCTCACCCAACCTCTCCTTGCGCAGCAAGACTGCGCTGGGCTAATTTAATGAGAAAGAGAGGGGGTGAGGATGGCGAGATAGAGAGAGATCGTTTGAGAGAACAGACTGAATAATAAAGTACTGAATGGATTCACTAAGGCTGTCAGGCCCAGTGGAGGATAAACAATATGGATAAATGCAGACCTTTCCTGAGATTAACCCACAATCTATCAGCATTTATCTACCCTTTAACTCAGTGTACCTATGCTTGTATTAAAAAGGTACATAAAACGAATTAGTCTGAgcaaaatatgttgatttgaGCTGAAACTGATCCAAAGGCAACAGATGTTTAATGGATATGGCTTCACTTTATTATCTAGGCCATTTTCAGGTACTTAAATATAGAGCTTTTTATTAAGACTTCAGGATGTATTTGGTATcataatttacagttattacAAAAGATGTTATGAAACAATCAGAGCTTTTAAAACTAGCCTGAGGCTGCACATATCATATCAAGTGATAATCGCTTATTAGTTTTGTTAATGATTGTTTGAATATTCTTCGAATTAAAGTCATGACAACTAATATAATAAATCTTACCTTTGAAGAACACAAATTTGCCATCTGATCTCTCATAAGCAGCGTCAATGCGAGGAGGTAGACCCTTCCAGAACTGGTCTATCAACATGGGATAGCCTTCCTGAACTTTGTTGTTGCGCAAACGCCAGAACCAGCGATCCTGTGATGAGTAAAAGATTATTTGGATCGATTATATAATTTAGATCTTTAGTTGAGTCTTTTTTTTCCAAGTAGGGATgaacaatattacatatatgtCCAATACCTGTATaagccaatatttttttttacattatgcccaataaaataaatggccttaaaataaattaaaatactatactattttgtctaaattcTGCCTGAAATCAATGAATATTACCTGACAGCAATCAATAAACAAATCTCTAATATCTCTAACAAAAATTTCCAgatataatacagatatattaTATGTGCTAACTTTCAACAAAGCATATTGCATGTTAACAACTGCATCTTACTTTAACTGAATCATTTGTTAATACCTGgtataaaaaattacaattcttgatatcacatacaaacaaatttgattaaaatgatctgtattatagtaattttattatgttttattaataatggAAAGAGAACTGATGCAATTCaccttaaaaacaaacatctcCCGCCGAAAGAAGGCCACAGTGTTGAAGTTGCCATCGCAGATGTTGGGTCTTCCATTACCAGGAGAGAACGGCCGATCTCCAGAGGGTGGGCGAGCGGGGCGAGACTGCCGGTCGTGTTTTCTCTCAGAGGTGGAGTGTGTGCGTCGTGCAGGTAGAGTAGGAAGAGGTCGAGTGGGCTCCAGCATGGCTGTGGGTATTCCTGCAGAAGAATAAAGTTTAGTCAGCCATCCATGGCATTTTAAGTATAATCTAGCCTATATCCTTGCTTAGTTCCTTCAGAGCTAATAGAGAACATAACTGTACCGTAGATTTTCTGGATCCCCTGAAGGTCATCTAGAGGCAGTTTGAAGTTGTGCGTGTCCATGTATTGATAGAAGGGGGCCATGATTGCACTGGGGTCATTGGAATGTTCCAGACCCAACGCGTGTCCCAACTCGTGTACAGCCACCAGGAAAAGGTCATTGCCTGAAAGGTAAAGGTAAAGTTCAAATGCATCTTTAATTCACTACTAATCAGAATTCGATGTTAGATGAAAAATATAACAGTATGGCATATACTGCATGAACAAGAATATGCAAGCAGGAGAATTACCAATGCAAAGCCTAGCTCTGCATAtttaatgtgcattttgttAAAAACAGTCCAAATAAGAGCTCCCATAGAAGTTCATCAAACGCTGAATCAGCAGAGAATAAATGTGTTCAGTCTatcattaaaggaatagttcacccatagTTCAGCACACTTGGGGTACCTGCTTTTTTTGTCCCTTCTGGAGCTTAACAGCATCCatccccattcactttcactgtaCGGTACAGTATAATGCACCTGGGAAATTGCATATGCATATTAAGTCAATAATCAGTGTGAGTTTCTGTAAAAGGTATGAAAACCAACTTTCAAAACCAGGTGCAATCCATTTGTTTATTAGTTTAGAGAGGAACTGATGGGTGAATGCTAATTGAATGCATACTGCAATAAGTCTACTGTATGGAGATgctaattaagttttttttccataaaaaaattaaggttttttttccataaaaccttaatttcttttggactgaagaaagaaagacataaacatcttggatgacatgggggtgagtaaattatcaggaaatttgatttctgaagtgaactaatcctttaaaatccCACTCCAGCCCTACTGTAAACAATGTGGcttaatgaaatataatttttaaaactgaaaatatattttgtttacactttcaaatgccaaAAAGTATGACCAAATACTAAACAGAGCAAATTAGCTTGAGACTGCAATCCCACAAAAGTGCCGATGGGAGTGGAAATGTTTGCGGCTGATCTACTGACAATGCACatattaaagaacacagacacaaccagttcatttccataatgaccaacgcaatctatcaagagcagcgcaaatttgAGTAGGGTCGCAAACAAGCAGGGCTGATGATAATCAGGTGTGTGAACTACTACCAACACAGGTGCAAAATGgcttaagacatgctttttagggcagtaaataatggtgcaaataccagtaaattgactagtgcaaaccttagtaaatcatgattgatttaaatactctcctcccataaattttgcatctagGGAAACTCCtgcaaatgcatatgcaataaggtcagccacaaaaataAGCCTTCTCATTGCTAATTTCTTattgcgtgtctttagtaaatcctgagtcattttttttttacgccaaaagagggtttgagctggtgcaagctgttagtaaagtACTTCAAGagtcaaataaatataaatttaaatattaatttaaatatatataatatactgaGACTAAAACTTAGtcttatatgtaatttatttaaaaatatatattagaaatatattttggccactttatttgtatttatgtaaacatatttaaaaatatatatgaaaaaaaaaaaaaattgtcgtATGAGTTTACATCAGTTTACCCTATGTCTACATTTCGCTGTAATATCTTTGAACTTATGTAGTCATGTGAAAAAAGCTGTTTGTACCCAGAATCCTAAAAGCCATCACCAGAACATGACTCATAGAGTGACATGTTCAAATCTTTGGAAACACAGAAGGGATGTGACACCATATCACTCAAATCACAGAAATAGCCTGATCTGTTGGTTGGCGTCTATTGGTGCTACAAGTATCAGATGGCTCACAAAGCgtcttgtacattttttttttttttttttttttacagactgcttCCCTTTTCTTAGAGGTTATCTTGGCCAAAGATTTCTCCTTTATCAACCCTCAAGCTCTGTCCAATTTAACTGTCTATTTTATTCTCCGTctctttgaaaataaatagatttTGTGTTCTGTAAAGGAGTAAGTGttattgtaaatataaaatctaCATCAGCCGCTGAAGATAAATACATCTACTGTTTGTTGTAAACTGGTTACTTTTGATCTGTATCGACTAGGGTTGATATGGTGTATAGAGAAAGAGCTGTAAAGAAGTGAATGTGTGTGCGTACTGTGTACGTGAACAAGGTACAGATTGTGTGGTCT
This window harbors:
- the mmp24 gene encoding matrix metalloproteinase-24, whose translation is MAGVGARGRKTGLPGFCWKTCYFHILFWVVSVCGEERTFIVETWLKNYGYLLPHDIRTSDLRSEKAMQSAVAAMQRFYGIPVTGVLDQTTIEWMRKPRCGVPDHPHISRRRRNKRYALTGQKWRDKKITYSIHNFTPKVGEKDTQRAIRQAFDVWQTVTPLTFQEVAYSEIKNEGKEADIMIFFASGFHGDSSPFDGEGGFLAHAYFPGPGIGGDTHFDSDEPWTLGNANHDGNDLFLVAVHELGHALGLEHSNDPSAIMAPFYQYMDTHNFKLPLDDLQGIQKIYGIPTAMLEPTRPLPTLPARRTHSTSERKHDRQSRPARPPSGDRPFSPGNGRPNICDGNFNTVAFFRREMFVFKDRWFWRLRNNKVQEGYPMLIDQFWKGLPPRIDAAYERSDGKFVFFKGDKYWVFKEVTAEPGYPHSLVELGNCLPRDGIDTALRWEPVGKTYFFKGDQYWRYNEEKRTADPGYPKPISVWKGIPDAPQGAFVSREGFYTYFYKGKDYWKFDNQKLTVEPGYPKSILKDWMGCDQSEVEKNKDRHLPHDDVDIMVAINDVPSTVNAIAVVIPCILSLCILVLVYTIFQFKNKNVQQHVTYYKHPVQEWV